The window GGTGGCGCCGTCGAGGTCGGCATCGCCGCCGGGATCTCCGCAGTTGCCCAGCGACACCGTCCACGGAGCGTGGCCCCAGCAGGCAGCGCCGCTGTTGACGTCGACCCAGTAGCCTCCGGGATGCCCGACCGTGACCGACTGCGAGGTCCCCCCGGTGCTCCACAGCCAGCCCACCCCGGCGGCGGCGGTGAGCTGCACCGGTCCCCCAAAGCAGCTGCCGGACTGCGTCGGCGCCGCCGGCGACCAGCACGGGGTGACCGTGATCGGGAGCTGCGCGGTGTCGGTCCCGCCGTCGTTGGTCAGGGTGAGGCGCGTCGTGGGAGTGCCCGGCACGGGATAGGCATGGCTCGGGCTCGGGATCGAGGCGGTGCTGCCGTCGCCGAAGTCCCAGGCGTAGGTACAGGGCTCCTCGCACGACCCGGTGAAGGTGAATGCCACCGGCGCCAGCAGCAACGGGTCGGTCGGCACCGCCGTGAACGACGCGGCCGGAGGAACCGGCGGGTCGCCCACCTGGATGGTGCGCGTGACCTCGGCCGACTCGTCGGCAGTCTCGACGAGCAGGTGGACGTCGTACCAGCCCTCATCGGCCCAGACGTGGCTCGAGAACAGGCACCCGTAGGTGCAGGGCACCTGCTCCGGCGGCTGGCCCTCGCCCCAGTCCCAGGTGGCGGTCACCAGCTCGGCCGCGGCTGCGGGCGGCTCGATCAGGATCTCGAGCTGCACCAGCGTCCCCGGGTCCGGGTTCACCGGCTCCCAGATGAAGTCGACGGCGAGCGGCACGATGGCCGCGACCTCGAAGTTGGCGAGGGCTCGGTGCCACTGGCCACTGGCCGGGTCGTCGAGCCGGAGCGAGGCCACGTGCGAGCCCGGCTCGAGCGCGCCCGGGGGCAGCACGCACACCAGCTCCGAGGGGTCGGAGGGCGGCCCCAGGTTGCACGGGGCGTAGGCCACCCAGTCGATCCGCCACATCGCTGTCGGCGTTACCCCGCTCGACCAGCGGGAGGCCGTGCCATCCATCGTCAGGCTCTCCTCGGTCGTGATCCGGTCGCTCGACAGCTCGAGCGAGGCCATGACGACCTTGACCTCGATCGTCGTGCTGGCCTCCGACTGGTAGGTGCCACCGCCCGGCACCTGATGGGGGTAGCCCACCACCAGCTCGACGGTCCAGGTGCCGATGACGTCGAGGAGGAGCGGGAAGCTGACCGCCGTGGAGGTGGGCTGGGCGGGCGGCGAACCGCCCGGCTCGGTGACGTACCAGGTGTAGGAGGAGGGATGGCCTTCGGACGCCGAGGCGTCGCAGACCACGGTTTCGCCCAGCAGCACGGTGGTGGCCGCGTCCGCCCCGGCGACGCCCGACAGCGCCGCCAGCCACACCAGGAGCACGAGCCGAGCGAAGCGCCCCTCCACTGTCTCTCCTCTGGACATTGTATCGGAAGGGGAGGCGGCGCGCCGGGTGACCCGGCTCACCGTCGGCGGGTCACGGCGCCAGCGGCGTCGCGGGCACGAAGATCGCGTCCCCGGTGACCGCGTCGACCACCGAGGCGTAGCCGGTGAACTCGCCGGTACCCGAGACCTGCTCGAGCTCGATGCGGGCGTTCTCGGTGGGCGGGGCACCGGCGGCCGCGAACACGTCGTCGATCTGGATGAGCTCGAACGGACCGGGCTCGAGGGACAGGGGCTGGCCGAGAGCGCGGCCGTGCTCGTCGCGGAGCGTGCAGCGCACCCGCACCCCGGATCCGGTGACCTCGCAGAGCCCGAGGTTGGTCCGCAGCGAGGCCGAAGCGTCGACGTGCAGGATCACCGCCCGAGGGCCGACGCCGGAACTCACCGGGCCCACCGCCTGGCCGTAGCTGCCGGCCGCAGTCACGTTGAAGGTCCGCGAGCTGGCGACGATCGGGGCCGTCCCCTCGCCGACGCTGATCTCGAGCGAGCCGACCGCCTGGTCGAGGCCGAAGAGGTCTTGCACCACATCGGCGACGGACAGTGACTGCCCGGGCCCCAGCGCCGCGCTGGCGGGGGCCGGCGCCGGGACGTCGAGTCGCGGCCGCAGGCGGAGCTCGAGAGTGGCGTCCATCGGGCCCAGGTTCACGACCTGGAGCGCACTGCGCCACTGGGTGCCGTTGCGGCCCGGATGCCGCGCCACGACCGGGATCATGAGGCGGTCGACAGACGGCGGCCGGGTCGACGGGACGAACACCGCGTCGCCGGTCCGGTTGTCAACCAGCGACGCATACGCCGTGATTCGTCCCCCGCCTGCCGAGACCTCCACCACCGCGTAGACCGGCGACGCACCGGGGCCGGCCGAGATCGGCACCTGGAGGTTCGAGAACGGCGGGACGCTGAAGGTCATGGGCGATCCCCGGGGATTGCCAGTGCCGCCGTCGACCCTGACCACGGTCACCGTGGCGCTGTCGCCAGCGACCTCGCTCAGCCCGAGGTTGGTGCGGAAGTCGGGATCGACGGCGATCTCCGCGATCGCCAGCGGCGGCTCTCCCAGCCCGGTGACCTGAGCGGGGTGCACGCTGCCGATGAACTGGCCGTAGCTCCCGGACGCCCAGTCCCCGGTGAAGGTCCGCGAGGTCGCGAGCAGCCCGGCCGCGGCAGACTGCACCAGCAGGGTCCCCCGCGGCGCGGCCGCAGCGAAGCGGCGGGCCACCACATCCGGGAGCGAGACGACCGTGTCCTGGGCGAGGACAAGCTCGCTCTGGCGGTAGACCGGGGTGCCGTCCCCGGCCGCCGACACGAAGTACAGCCGGGCCGTGGCCGCGGTGTCCGGGGAAGGGTTGAAGATGCGGACGTCGGACCTCCACATCGACCCGAGAGCGCCGTGGCCGTGAGCGACGACCGGGATGATGACGGTGGTCGCGGCCGCGGGCGCGGCCGGCGGCTCGGCGGCCTCGATGGCGATCGCCCAGCCGACGAGACGGGCGAGCTCGCCGCCGGGGCCCGCCGGCCCGCCGTCGAGGATCTCGAGGCGCCAGCTCCCGGCCGCGGGTTCGCCGGAGAGCTCGCCGAGGCTGTCGGCCGGCTCCAGCTCGTCGGGGTACAGGCCCCAGAGCCCATCGTGGTGCGGCGCATCCCCGTTGCCCGGAATCGAGCCTGCCCCGTGGTCGTGCAATCGAACCCGGGTGCCCGAGGGGCTCACCAGCTCCACCTCCAGCCGCTCCGGCGCCGGATGGATGAGCTGGAGCAGGACCCGCACCGAGCCGATCAGCCCCGGCTGCTGGACGTCCAGGTTCGACACCGTCGGGTGGACGGGGTCGACCGCGATTGTCATGCCGGGTGCGGTCGAGGCGTGAATGCGGTCGGCGGCCGACAGCGCTCGCTCCAGGTTGACCCGCGGCCGGACCAGGCCGCTGCGCGGGTCGAAGGTCGGGTCTCCGCTGAGCTGGAGCAGCTGGCGGACGGCCGCCGGGGCGAGCTCCGGCGCCGCGTGGCGGACCAGGGCGACCGCTCCGGTGGCGTAGGCAGCGGCTCCGGAGGTGCCTCCGAACTCGATGGTCTGGCCGTCGGCGCGGGCGGCGCGCAGGTACTCCGAGGGCGCGAGCAGGTCGAGGACCGGGCTTGCGTTGCTGTAGCAGGTGACCGCACCGGCCGGCCGAAAGCTGTCGTCGCAGCGCGCCTCGCACTCGGGATCGAGGCAGAAGCTGTAGCCGACCCAGCCCGAGTCGGTGTCCCAGACCGAGGCCACGCTCAGCACCTCGCCGACGCACGCCGGGGCCGCGATCGCGTCCGTCAGGCCTTCGTTCCCCGACGATGCGACCACCGTGACGCCGGCCTCGGCGGCGGCCGCCGCCGCGTTCGCATAGCTCGACGCGAAGCCGTCGCAGGGCCCCTCGAAGGCGCCTGCGCCGAACGACAGGTTGATCGCCGCCAGCTGGTAGCCGTCGCCGAGCCGGTGGAGCAGGGCGTCCTCGATCGCAACCACCACCGCCGACAGCTGGAACGAGCCGCAGTCGGCGTCCGGGCTCGCCTTGTACGCCAGGATCTTCGCCTGGGGAGCGACGCCGCCCGCGAACCGCAGCTGCGGGCTCCACTGGTAGGAGGTGCCGGCGGCGATGGAGGCCACCGCAGTGCCGTGGCCGCCGCAGTCCGTCGGGTCGTCGTCGAGGTCGGCCGTGTCGAGCCCGCGAACCACCTTCGGGTTCGGCAGCGGGAGCCCGCCGAGCGTCGGGTGCAGGGCATCGATTCCGGTGTCGATGATCGCGACCGCGGTGCCTTCCCCGGTGAACCCGAGCTCGTGCAGGCTGACGGCGCCGATCATCTCGAGCCCCTCGGCGGTGTGTGCGGTGAACACCAGATCGGGCTCGACTGCGATCACCGAAGGGCGGTCGATCACTTCGAGCAGCCCGCGCCGCGTCAGCGTCGCCGCGTAGGCCGGCTGGAGCAGGAACGGGCGCACCGATGCGAGCTCATCCGGGCCCAGGGCGGCCGCCAGCCCGGCCAGCTCCGAGCCGACAATGTCCCGCACCGCGTCGCGACGCAGCCGGTCGCCATCGTCCGACCGGGGGTCCAGGGGGGTCCGGGCCTGGGCCGAGGTCGCGAGGTGGACGATCACCGGGAACCGGTCAACGCCGGCCGCGAGGTCGGCGATGATCGCCGGCGCGATCCGGTGGCCGGGCGGTGGCCCGGCAGCCGGCCCGATCGAGGCAGGAGCGCCGATCAGGCACAGCGCTGCGAGCAGCGAGGGAAGGGACGTCGACCGCACGAGCCTCAGGTTCCCTCCTGACGGGGATCACCTCAAGTATATCCGTCAAGTGGGCGACTCGCCTGCCGCGGAGACTCCTGTACCATGCCGCTGTGACACGGCTCATCATCGCCGACGCCCACGTCGGGCACGGCGGCACCGATGCCGACGACATGGTGAGGCTGGTGGCGCGCGCGGCCGACGCCGGCGTCGGCGAGCTGATCTACCT of the Thermoanaerobaculales bacterium genome contains:
- a CDS encoding S8 family serine peptidase, translating into MRSTSLPSLLAALCLIGAPASIGPAAGPPPGHRIAPAIIADLAAGVDRFPVIVHLATSAQARTPLDPRSDDGDRLRRDAVRDIVGSELAGLAAALGPDELASVRPFLLQPAYAATLTRRGLLEVIDRPSVIAVEPDLVFTAHTAEGLEMIGAVSLHELGFTGEGTAVAIIDTGIDALHPTLGGLPLPNPKVVRGLDTADLDDDPTDCGGHGTAVASIAAGTSYQWSPQLRFAGGVAPQAKILAYKASPDADCGSFQLSAVVVAIEDALLHRLGDGYQLAAINLSFGAGAFEGPCDGFASSYANAAAAAAEAGVTVVASSGNEGLTDAIAAPACVGEVLSVASVWDTDSGWVGYSFCLDPECEARCDDSFRPAGAVTCYSNASPVLDLLAPSEYLRAARADGQTIEFGGTSGAAAYATGAVALVRHAAPELAPAAVRQLLQLSGDPTFDPRSGLVRPRVNLERALSAADRIHASTAPGMTIAVDPVHPTVSNLDVQQPGLIGSVRVLLQLIHPAPERLEVELVSPSGTRVRLHDHGAGSIPGNGDAPHHDGLWGLYPDELEPADSLGELSGEPAAGSWRLEILDGGPAGPGGELARLVGWAIAIEAAEPPAAPAAATTVIIPVVAHGHGALGSMWRSDVRIFNPSPDTAATARLYFVSAAGDGTPVYRQSELVLAQDTVVSLPDVVARRFAAAAPRGTLLVQSAAAGLLATSRTFTGDWASGSYGQFIGSVHPAQVTGLGEPPLAIAEIAVDPDFRTNLGLSEVAGDSATVTVVRVDGGTGNPRGSPMTFSVPPFSNLQVPISAGPGASPVYAVVEVSAGGGRITAYASLVDNRTGDAVFVPSTRPPSVDRLMIPVVARHPGRNGTQWRSALQVVNLGPMDATLELRLRPRLDVPAPAPASAALGPGQSLSVADVVQDLFGLDQAVGSLEISVGEGTAPIVASSRTFNVTAAGSYGQAVGPVSSGVGPRAVILHVDASASLRTNLGLCEVTGSGVRVRCTLRDEHGRALGQPLSLEPGPFELIQIDDVFAAAGAPPTENARIELEQVSGTGEFTGYASVVDAVTGDAIFVPATPLAP
- a CDS encoding PKD domain-containing protein → MEGRFARLVLLVWLAALSGVAGADAATTVLLGETVVCDASASEGHPSSYTWYVTEPGGSPPAQPTSTAVSFPLLLDVIGTWTVELVVGYPHQVPGGGTYQSEASTTIEVKVVMASLELSSDRITTEESLTMDGTASRWSSGVTPTAMWRIDWVAYAPCNLGPPSDPSELVCVLPPGALEPGSHVASLRLDDPASGQWHRALANFEVAAIVPLAVDFIWEPVNPDPGTLVQLEILIEPPAAAAELVTATWDWGEGQPPEQVPCTYGCLFSSHVWADEGWYDVHLLVETADESAEVTRTIQVGDPPVPPAASFTAVPTDPLLLAPVAFTFTGSCEEPCTYAWDFGDGSTASIPSPSHAYPVPGTPTTRLTLTNDGGTDTAQLPITVTPCWSPAAPTQSGSCFGGPVQLTAAAGVGWLWSTGGTSQSVTVGHPGGYWVDVNSGAACWGHAPWTVSLGNCGDPGGDADLDGATDASDLPALLRELADGDGTAVTDAGGGDLSAPGGDVTRDWQLTAADLQAILAILFAAP